The Haloferax sp. Atlit-12N genome window below encodes:
- a CDS encoding alpha/beta fold hydrolase has translation MATRDASSFDPREAAESAEAKTLALDDGGRLAYAEYGDSDGIPVVFLHGAPGSRLLGALFDAPAEERGIRVLAPDRPGYGRSSPRPIPEESSDPSQRPAEPTSADFFDALLDDIGAQSAGLVAFSGGSRDALAAAAARPDRVQHVSVVAGAVPPEARERTPSPQRFLSWLATNAPALLGSLFRGQAWLAGRLDPSLVVAQYTADDATEAVPDGVAALVRDDFVAAVSHSRRGVVDDFRAAAAPWGIPFDDIEADVSLWHGDADTNVPISGAKRLESAIPGARLREVRGTDHLRTLLRSVPDALDEQCRAAGSLDPDASDGLSGSTAAAESHHRV, from the coding sequence ATGGCAACACGCGACGCGTCTTCGTTCGACCCTCGCGAAGCCGCGGAGTCCGCCGAAGCGAAGACCCTCGCGCTGGACGACGGAGGGCGACTCGCATACGCCGAGTACGGCGATTCCGACGGCATCCCGGTCGTGTTTCTCCACGGCGCGCCGGGGTCGCGCCTGCTCGGAGCGCTGTTTGACGCGCCCGCTGAGGAACGCGGAATCAGAGTCCTTGCCCCCGACAGACCCGGCTACGGACGTTCGTCGCCGCGCCCGATACCCGAGGAATCGAGTGACCCGAGCCAGCGACCCGCGGAACCTACATCCGCGGACTTCTTCGACGCGCTCCTCGACGACATCGGCGCGCAGTCGGCGGGGCTGGTCGCGTTCTCCGGCGGGAGCCGCGACGCGTTGGCCGCCGCGGCGGCGCGGCCGGACAGAGTTCAGCACGTGAGCGTCGTCGCGGGGGCGGTCCCGCCGGAAGCGCGCGAGCGGACGCCCAGCCCGCAGCGGTTCCTGTCGTGGCTGGCGACGAACGCGCCGGCACTCCTCGGCAGTCTCTTCCGCGGACAGGCATGGCTCGCCGGGAGGCTTGACCCTTCGCTCGTCGTCGCGCAGTACACGGCCGACGACGCGACCGAAGCGGTCCCTGACGGGGTCGCCGCGCTGGTTCGAGACGACTTCGTGGCGGCGGTCAGTCACTCGCGGCGGGGCGTAGTCGACGACTTCCGGGCCGCGGCCGCGCCGTGGGGGATTCCCTTCGACGACATCGAAGCCGACGTGTCCCTGTGGCACGGCGACGCCGACACGAACGTCCCGATATCCGGGGCGAAACGCCTCGAATCCGCGATACCCGGCGCGCGGCTTCGAGAGGTGCGCGGCACAGACCACCTCCGGACGCTCCTCCGGAGCGTCCCCGACGCGCTGGACGAACAGTGCCGTGCCGCGGGGTCGCTCGACCCGGACGCTTCGGACGGTTTGTCGGGGTCGACCGCCGCCGCCGAATCGCACCACCGCGTTTGA
- a CDS encoding NADPH-dependent FMN reductase, translated as MTQPHVVAICGSLRDHSYTRLALEHVLAGASAAGGTTELVDLREYDLPPLDADYDEQGDSAELRHVVDGADAVILGTPVYHGSYSGVLKNALDYCGFDEFGEKTVGLLAVAGGSFPVTALEHLRSVCRSLNSWVLPHQVAIPRVSSSFDGDDLANEDLRERVERLGRDAVVYANIEPEPPTFESGENVGADD; from the coding sequence ATGACGCAGCCACACGTGGTCGCCATCTGCGGCAGTCTCCGCGACCACAGCTACACCCGATTGGCGCTCGAACACGTCCTCGCCGGCGCGTCGGCCGCCGGCGGTACGACGGAACTCGTTGACCTCCGCGAGTACGACCTCCCGCCGCTCGATGCCGACTACGACGAGCAAGGGGATTCGGCCGAACTCCGCCACGTCGTCGACGGCGCGGACGCGGTCATCCTCGGTACGCCGGTCTATCACGGCTCGTACTCCGGCGTCCTCAAGAACGCGCTCGACTACTGCGGCTTCGACGAGTTCGGCGAGAAGACCGTGGGCCTCCTCGCCGTCGCCGGCGGCTCGTTCCCCGTGACCGCCCTCGAACACCTCCGGTCGGTCTGCCGGTCGCTGAACTCGTGGGTGCTCCCCCACCAAGTCGCGATTCCCCGCGTCTCCTCGTCGTTCGACGGCGACGACCTCGCGAACGAGGACCTGCGCGAGCGGGTCGAGCGACTCGGGCGGGACGCGGTCGTCTACGCCAACATCGAGCCGGAGCCACCGACGTTCGAGAGCGGCGAGAACGTCGGCGCGGACGACTGA
- a CDS encoding tRNA uridine(34) 5-carboxymethylaminomethyl modification radical SAM/GNAT enzyme Elp3, protein MSVSAETETESEAFERTCEALVERILAGDVDRDDLESAKLDACSEHSSPKVPKNAEILQYAPEDRREEVKEVVQRKPVRTASGVSPVAIMTSPHMCPHGKCLYCPGGPASEFSSSQSYTGHEPAAARGVQNDYDPYGQVTLRLEQLRHIGHPVDKVELILMGGTMTARSHDYQEWFVKRALEAMNDYDLDKEPEPAEDRSFKPDPEDVEFKYIEDVIAENETNDIRNIGTTFETKPDWCDPEQIDRMLDLGATKVEVGVQTTYERINREMHRGHGVQASIDANRRLRDSAFKVGFHMMPGQPGMTKEMCLEDFRQLFENSDWRPDYLKIYPTLIVRDTITYDMWRRDEYEPLNNEEAADIVAEVMGMIPKYTRLQRVQRDIPADFIDAGVWKSNLRQLAAQRAEERGIVQRDIRAREVGMNEADPDPERIELDVMTYEVAGGTEHFISFEDPVEDLLVGFCRLRFPGNPVRRELQDAALVRELHVYGSEAGIGADGDWQHKGYGKKLLAHAEELSRDAGYDKISVISGIGVRQYYKQKLGYHQDGPYVSKRL, encoded by the coding sequence GTGTCCGTGAGCGCCGAGACCGAGACGGAGTCCGAGGCGTTCGAACGGACCTGCGAGGCGCTCGTCGAGCGCATCCTCGCGGGCGACGTCGACCGCGACGACCTCGAATCGGCAAAGCTCGACGCCTGTTCGGAACACTCCTCGCCGAAAGTCCCGAAGAACGCCGAGATTCTGCAGTACGCCCCGGAGGACCGCCGCGAGGAGGTCAAAGAGGTCGTTCAGCGCAAGCCCGTCCGCACCGCTTCCGGCGTCTCGCCGGTCGCCATCATGACCTCGCCGCACATGTGCCCCCACGGGAAGTGCCTCTACTGTCCCGGCGGGCCAGCCAGCGAGTTCTCCTCGTCGCAGTCGTACACGGGCCACGAGCCCGCGGCCGCCCGCGGCGTCCAGAACGACTACGACCCCTACGGGCAGGTCACGCTCCGCCTCGAACAGCTTCGACACATCGGCCACCCCGTGGACAAGGTCGAACTCATCTTGATGGGCGGGACGATGACCGCCCGGAGCCACGACTACCAGGAGTGGTTCGTCAAGCGGGCGCTCGAAGCCATGAACGACTACGACCTCGACAAGGAGCCCGAACCGGCGGAAGACCGGTCGTTCAAGCCCGACCCCGAGGATGTCGAGTTCAAGTACATCGAGGACGTCATCGCGGAAAACGAGACGAACGACATCCGCAACATCGGGACGACCTTCGAGACGAAGCCGGATTGGTGCGACCCCGAGCAGATAGACCGGATGCTCGATTTGGGCGCGACGAAGGTCGAAGTCGGCGTCCAGACGACCTACGAGCGCATCAACCGCGAGATGCACCGCGGCCACGGCGTTCAGGCCTCCATCGACGCCAACCGCCGGCTCCGCGACTCGGCGTTCAAGGTCGGCTTCCACATGATGCCCGGCCAGCCGGGGATGACCAAGGAGATGTGTCTGGAGGACTTCCGTCAGCTGTTCGAAAACAGCGACTGGCGACCCGACTATCTCAAAATCTACCCGACGCTCATCGTCCGCGACACCATCACCTACGACATGTGGCGGCGCGACGAGTACGAGCCGCTGAACAACGAGGAGGCCGCCGACATCGTCGCGGAGGTCATGGGCATGATTCCGAAGTACACCCGCCTCCAGCGCGTCCAGCGGGACATCCCCGCGGACTTCATCGACGCGGGCGTCTGGAAGTCGAACCTCCGACAACTGGCCGCCCAGCGCGCCGAGGAACGAGGCATCGTCCAGCGGGACATCCGCGCCCGCGAGGTCGGCATGAACGAGGCCGACCCGGACCCAGAGCGCATCGAACTCGACGTGATGACCTACGAGGTCGCCGGCGGGACCGAGCACTTCATCTCGTTCGAGGACCCCGTCGAGGACCTGCTCGTCGGCTTCTGTCGCCTCCGGTTCCCCGGCAACCCGGTCCGCCGCGAGCTTCAAGATGCGGCGCTCGTCCGCGAACTCCACGTGTACGGCTCCGAGGCGGGCATCGGTGCCGACGGCGACTGGCAGCACAAGGGCTACGGAAAGAAGCTCCTCGCGCACGCCGAGGAACTGTCCCGCGACGCCGGCTACGACAAGATTTCGGTCATCTCGGGTATCGGCGTCCGGCAGTACTACAAGCAGAAACTCGGCTACCACCAAGACGGCCCGTACGTATCGAAGCGGCTGTAG
- a CDS encoding helix-turn-helix domain-containing protein produces the protein MKHAQFSVDYPDRLVHPLQRGMMRDSPVDRAELLMWSPTADATTLFWFDGDRDAADALVSGVDSLVRSHFVESAEGTYGFLHQRDYEFADPLLGVIADSRVIFLPPVVFHATGSVRFEAVGEVSALSAFYDDIAALGDLTVERVQPFDRRRSPSQLTDRQRAALETAVSTGYYEIPREGSVADVADVLDCSTSTAGELLRKAEATVLREFVGSG, from the coding sequence ATGAAACACGCCCAGTTCTCGGTCGACTACCCGGACCGACTGGTCCACCCGCTCCAGCGCGGGATGATGCGCGACTCGCCGGTCGACCGGGCGGAGCTGTTGATGTGGAGTCCGACGGCCGACGCGACGACGCTGTTCTGGTTCGACGGCGACCGAGACGCGGCCGACGCGCTCGTTTCGGGCGTCGATTCGCTCGTGCGGTCGCACTTCGTCGAGAGCGCGGAGGGGACCTACGGCTTCCTCCACCAGCGCGACTACGAGTTCGCGGACCCGCTTCTCGGAGTCATCGCTGACTCGCGGGTGATATTCCTCCCACCGGTGGTGTTTCACGCCACCGGCTCCGTCCGGTTCGAGGCTGTCGGCGAGGTGTCGGCGCTCAGCGCGTTTTACGACGATATCGCGGCGCTCGGCGACCTCACGGTCGAGCGCGTGCAACCCTTCGACCGGCGGCGGTCCCCCTCGCAGCTCACCGACCGACAGCGGGCCGCGCTGGAGACCGCGGTCTCGACCGGCTACTACGAAATCCCTCGCGAGGGGTCGGTCGCGGACGTGGCCGACGTGCTCGACTGCTCGACGAGTACGGCCGGTGAGCTACTCCGAAAGGCCGAGGCGACGGTGCTCCGGGAGTTCGTCGGCTCGGGGTGA
- a CDS encoding DHH family phosphoesterase yields MDWITHEEDVWFEFRGNSPHQLVPGRFYKGTVDGYADFGVFVDLASNVTGLLHRSELDRRLESLEWEPGDEVFVQVKNVRDNGNIDLGWSIRQSDSEFRGARIHDPDGDADGQPVEKEAESSGPATVKTRPKTGKTTKPVGASTSSETTGSEPEQEAESEPEPEPEQDAASESESDAGDEDRAPTAGDVVDDIAANGESEQDVEAEAEPESEVEPESEPEQDDTDAEQEVETEADAEDDEAERVTLASIDDRVGDVIRVEGEIASVRQTGGPTVFELRDETAIADCAAFVEAGVRAYPEVEVGDYVRIDGEVERRRGELQIETEELTILDGGEADTVAQRLADALSDEARPDAVAPLAAHEPVAAVGKSLLDAAEAIRRAVLESRPIVVRHTATADGYVAGAAVERAVLPLIRDEHPRDDAEYHYFTRRPLEEAVYGMDAATNDVTRMLEDRDRHDEKLPLVLLLGAGSTAESLDGLGLLGVYGSERVVVDAAPADDEVAEEVDVLVNPAREGADARDLSVGALASTLSVAVNEDIRDDVSHLPAVSYWENCPQQYLDLAESHGFDADRVRELREAVALEAYYQSYQDKRELIADLLFDADEGLAGHVSEQFRIKVEDEIETAQANLERRDVGAISAAVLDSDAYSHRFDFPPTGLLVDELHRRTREGDSFVTVALGMDELYLRATGDLDLRAVVESAAEKAPAAGLAAAGIREGRIEFLTGARDEALEAVLDAAAEQF; encoded by the coding sequence ATGGATTGGATTACGCACGAGGAGGACGTCTGGTTCGAATTCCGGGGCAATAGCCCCCACCAGCTCGTCCCCGGCCGATTTTACAAGGGCACCGTCGACGGGTACGCCGACTTCGGTGTCTTCGTCGACCTCGCTTCGAACGTGACCGGACTTCTGCACCGCAGCGAACTCGACCGCCGCCTCGAATCCCTCGAGTGGGAGCCGGGCGACGAGGTGTTCGTCCAGGTGAAGAACGTCCGCGACAACGGCAACATCGACCTCGGCTGGTCGATTCGCCAGTCCGACTCGGAGTTCCGCGGCGCTCGCATCCACGACCCCGACGGCGACGCCGACGGCCAGCCCGTCGAGAAGGAAGCCGAGAGCAGCGGCCCGGCGACCGTCAAGACGCGCCCGAAGACAGGCAAGACGACGAAGCCCGTCGGCGCGAGCACGTCGTCCGAGACGACCGGGTCCGAACCTGAACAGGAAGCCGAATCTGAGCCCGAACCTGAACCCGAGCAGGACGCCGCGTCTGAGTCCGAGTCCGACGCCGGAGACGAGGACCGCGCGCCGACCGCCGGAGACGTCGTCGACGACATCGCCGCCAACGGCGAGTCCGAGCAGGACGTCGAAGCGGAAGCGGAACCGGAGAGCGAGGTCGAGCCCGAATCGGAGCCCGAACAGGACGACACCGACGCCGAGCAGGAAGTCGAGACCGAGGCTGACGCCGAGGACGACGAAGCCGAACGCGTGACGCTCGCCAGTATCGACGACCGCGTCGGCGACGTAATTCGCGTCGAGGGCGAAATCGCCAGCGTCCGCCAGACCGGCGGCCCGACGGTGTTCGAACTCCGCGACGAGACGGCCATCGCCGACTGCGCGGCCTTCGTCGAGGCCGGCGTCCGCGCGTACCCCGAAGTCGAAGTGGGCGACTACGTCCGCATCGACGGCGAGGTCGAGCGCCGCCGCGGCGAACTCCAGATCGAGACCGAGGAGCTGACGATTCTCGACGGCGGCGAGGCCGACACCGTGGCCCAGCGCCTCGCGGACGCCCTCTCGGACGAGGCCCGCCCGGACGCCGTCGCGCCCCTCGCGGCCCACGAGCCGGTCGCCGCCGTCGGCAAGTCGCTGCTCGACGCCGCGGAGGCCATCCGCCGCGCCGTCCTCGAATCGCGCCCTATCGTCGTCCGCCACACGGCCACCGCCGACGGCTACGTCGCCGGCGCCGCCGTCGAGCGCGCCGTGCTCCCGCTCATCCGAGACGAGCACCCCCGCGACGACGCCGAGTACCACTACTTCACCCGTCGCCCGCTCGAGGAGGCAGTCTACGGCATGGACGCCGCCACGAACGACGTGACGCGGATGCTCGAAGACCGCGACCGCCACGACGAGAAGCTCCCGCTCGTGCTTCTCCTCGGTGCCGGCTCGACCGCCGAGTCCCTCGACGGTCTCGGCCTGCTCGGCGTCTACGGCTCCGAGCGCGTCGTCGTCGACGCCGCGCCCGCCGACGACGAGGTCGCCGAGGAAGTCGACGTGCTCGTCAACCCTGCCCGCGAGGGAGCCGACGCCCGCGACCTCTCGGTCGGCGCGCTCGCCTCCACGCTCTCGGTCGCCGTCAACGAGGACATCCGCGACGACGTGTCGCACCTCCCCGCCGTCAGCTACTGGGAGAACTGCCCGCAGCAGTACCTCGACCTCGCCGAGTCGCACGGCTTCGACGCCGACCGCGTCCGCGAACTCCGTGAGGCCGTCGCGCTGGAAGCCTACTACCAGTCGTATCAGGACAAGCGTGAACTCATCGCCGACCTGCTGTTCGACGCCGACGAGGGCCTCGCCGGCCACGTCTCCGAGCAGTTCCGCATCAAGGTCGAAGACGAAATCGAGACGGCGCAGGCGAACCTCGAACGCCGTGACGTCGGTGCTATCTCCGCGGCCGTCCTCGACTCCGACGCCTACAGTCACCGCTTCGACTTCCCGCCGACGGGCCTGCTCGTGGACGAACTCCACCGCCGCACCCGCGAGGGTGATTCCTTCGTGACCGTCGCGCTCGGCATGGACGAACTCTACCTCCGCGCCACGGGCGACCTCGACCTCCGCGCGGTCGTCGAGTCGGCCGCCGAGAAAGCGCCCGCCGCCGGTCTCGCCGCCGCGGGCATCCGCGAAGGTCGCATCGAGTTCCTGACCGGCGCGCGCGACGAGGCGCTCGAAGCCGTCCTCGACGCCGCCGCCGAGCAGTTCTAA
- a CDS encoding DsrE family protein, translating into MNVVFHVSSADLGDWRHAIRNVRNLLDDETVETGEVTLLANGDAALLFLADSPVRDRLDPLFEADVRCCACQNSLDGRGIDTDRLADGVEVVPSGVGELVTRQAAGDAYLKVP; encoded by the coding sequence ATGAACGTCGTCTTCCACGTCTCCAGCGCCGACCTCGGTGACTGGCGGCACGCCATCCGCAACGTCCGAAACCTGCTCGACGACGAGACGGTCGAGACGGGCGAGGTCACGCTTCTCGCCAACGGCGACGCAGCGCTCCTCTTTCTCGCCGACTCGCCCGTCCGCGACCGCCTCGACCCGCTGTTCGAGGCCGACGTTCGCTGTTGCGCCTGTCAGAACTCCCTCGACGGCCGCGGCATCGACACCGACCGACTGGCCGACGGCGTCGAGGTCGTTCCCTCTGGTGTCGGCGAGCTCGTGACGCGGCAGGCGGCGGGCGATGCCTATCTGAAGGTGCCGTAG
- a CDS encoding thymidine kinase: protein MHAITQSGWIEVISGSMFSGKTEELLRRLRRAEIAGQEISVFKPQLDDRYGETTVGSHAGRSWEASVVPSEGEGVWQIAEELNGEDVVAIDEANFFSAELVDVCEALAADGKRVLVSGTDQTFRAEPFDPLPQLMALAEYVDKLQAICTVCGEPATRNQRLIDGEPAHVDDPTILVGAEESYEARCRNCHTLRRD from the coding sequence ATGCACGCCATCACGCAGAGCGGATGGATAGAGGTCATCTCCGGCTCTATGTTCTCGGGGAAGACGGAGGAACTCCTCCGACGCCTCCGCCGGGCCGAAATCGCGGGGCAGGAGATTTCGGTGTTCAAGCCCCAACTCGACGACCGCTACGGCGAGACGACGGTCGGCTCTCACGCCGGTCGCTCGTGGGAGGCGAGCGTCGTCCCCTCCGAAGGCGAGGGCGTCTGGCAAATCGCCGAGGAACTCAACGGCGAGGACGTGGTCGCCATCGACGAGGCCAACTTCTTCTCGGCCGAGCTGGTCGACGTGTGCGAGGCGCTGGCCGCCGACGGCAAGCGCGTCCTCGTCTCGGGGACCGACCAGACCTTCCGCGCCGAACCGTTCGACCCGCTCCCGCAACTGATGGCGCTCGCGGAGTACGTCGACAAGCTCCAAGCCATCTGCACCGTCTGCGGCGAGCCGGCGACCCGGAACCAGCGACTCATCGACGGCGAACCCGCGCACGTCGACGACCCTACCATCCTCGTCGGCGCGGAGGAGTCCTACGAGGCGCGGTGCCGGAACTGTCATACCCTCCGGCGGGACTAG
- a CDS encoding A/G-specific adenine glycosylase: MSDAPSELPADLDREAVQSALTEWYEADHRDFPWRRTDDPYEILVSEVMSQQTQLGRVVEAWEAFLDEWPTTADLAAADRADVVGFWTNHRLGYNNRAKYLHEAARQVEEDHGGEFPRTPDGLSELMGVGPYTANAVASFAFNNGDAVVDTNVKRVLHRAFAVPDDDAAFEAAASELMPDGESRVWNNAIMELGGVACGKTPTCDESGCPWRQFCHAYETGDFTAPDVPTQPSFEGSRRQFRGRVVRVLGEYDELGLSELGPRVRVDYGGDTGSEWLRGLVDDLESDGLVDVAEGDDGVRVSLAK; this comes from the coding sequence ATGAGCGACGCGCCGTCCGAACTCCCCGCAGACCTCGACCGCGAAGCAGTCCAGTCCGCGCTCACCGAGTGGTACGAGGCCGACCACCGGGACTTCCCGTGGCGGCGCACCGACGACCCCTACGAGATTCTCGTCTCCGAGGTGATGAGCCAGCAGACCCAACTCGGCCGCGTGGTCGAGGCGTGGGAGGCGTTCCTCGACGAGTGGCCGACGACGGCCGACCTCGCGGCGGCCGACCGCGCCGACGTGGTCGGCTTCTGGACGAATCACCGACTGGGGTACAACAACCGCGCGAAGTACCTCCACGAGGCCGCCCGGCAGGTCGAAGAGGACCACGGCGGCGAGTTCCCCCGGACGCCCGACGGCCTCTCGGAACTCATGGGCGTCGGCCCCTACACCGCCAACGCGGTCGCCTCCTTCGCGTTCAACAACGGCGACGCGGTGGTCGATACCAACGTCAAGCGGGTGCTGCACCGCGCCTTCGCGGTCCCCGACGACGACGCGGCGTTCGAGGCCGCCGCCTCGGAACTCATGCCCGACGGCGAGTCCCGCGTCTGGAACAACGCCATCATGGAACTCGGTGGGGTCGCCTGCGGGAAGACACCGACGTGCGACGAGTCCGGCTGTCCGTGGCGGCAGTTCTGTCACGCCTACGAGACGGGTGACTTCACCGCGCCCGACGTGCCGACCCAGCCGAGTTTCGAGGGGAGCAGGCGGCAGTTCCGCGGCCGGGTCGTCAGGGTTCTCGGCGAGTACGACGAACTCGGCCTCTCGGAGTTGGGACCGCGAGTCCGCGTCGATTACGGCGGCGACACGGGGTCGGAGTGGCTTCGCGGCCTCGTGGACGACCTCGAATCCGACGGCCTCGTCGATGTCGCGGAGGGCGACGACGGCGTCCGCGTCTCGCTGGCGAAGTAG
- a CDS encoding mechanosensitive ion channel family protein, which produces MAPQGGAAVQGQATTWLQDLRSALAQFVSTEERLGISAALVALALGIAVFLAPRLVSRATAELRARVLAHPRVPDAVTDAAWLFPATVVVRTLQLAVFVVATLSLLLLWGYTGLAADLTEVLAVAVPNAAKLGATVALFAGALVGTNVLEEKLDSYATASDNINAHQQGIVFRVLQLVVLLAVGMASLTVWQVQIGGLLVGAGFLGIVVGMAARQTLGSLIAGFVLMFSRPFELGDWVEIDDAEGIVTDITIINTRLSNADGETVVFPNDRVTNAKITNRTKRNRLRLRLDVGIDYEADIEHAESVAEEALSDLQFVEGVPKPQVMPTTFGDSAIGLQLRFWITNPSAPRRAQAKAEVLRNVKLAFDREGIKIPYPQRELLAREEADGFQLREDRRSRPVEKSVSED; this is translated from the coding sequence ATGGCACCACAGGGGGGTGCGGCGGTTCAGGGGCAGGCGACGACGTGGCTTCAGGACCTCCGTTCGGCACTGGCACAGTTCGTTTCGACAGAAGAACGACTCGGTATCTCGGCGGCGCTCGTGGCGCTCGCGCTCGGTATCGCGGTCTTTCTCGCGCCGCGGCTCGTCTCGCGGGCGACCGCCGAGCTCCGAGCGCGGGTACTGGCCCACCCGCGGGTTCCCGACGCCGTCACCGACGCGGCGTGGCTGTTCCCCGCGACGGTCGTCGTCCGGACGCTCCAACTCGCGGTCTTCGTCGTCGCGACGCTGTCGCTGTTGCTCCTCTGGGGGTACACTGGCCTCGCCGCGGACCTCACCGAAGTCCTCGCCGTCGCAGTGCCGAACGCCGCCAAACTCGGGGCCACGGTCGCGCTGTTCGCCGGGGCGCTCGTCGGGACGAACGTCCTCGAAGAGAAACTGGACTCCTACGCGACGGCCTCCGACAACATCAACGCCCACCAGCAGGGCATCGTCTTCCGCGTCCTCCAACTGGTCGTCCTCCTCGCGGTCGGGATGGCGTCGCTCACGGTCTGGCAGGTCCAAATCGGCGGCCTGCTCGTCGGCGCGGGCTTCCTCGGCATCGTGGTCGGTATGGCCGCGAGACAGACCCTCGGGTCGCTCATCGCAGGCTTCGTGCTGATGTTCTCTCGGCCGTTCGAACTCGGCGACTGGGTGGAGATAGACGACGCCGAGGGCATCGTCACCGACATCACCATCATCAACACCAGACTGAGCAACGCCGACGGCGAGACGGTCGTCTTCCCCAACGACCGCGTGACGAACGCGAAGATAACCAACCGGACGAAGCGCAATCGCCTCCGGCTCCGCCTCGACGTGGGCATCGACTACGAGGCGGACATCGAACACGCCGAGTCGGTGGCGGAGGAGGCGCTTTCGGACCTCCAGTTCGTCGAAGGGGTCCCGAAACCGCAGGTGATGCCGACGACGTTCGGCGACTCAGCCATCGGCCTCCAACTGCGCTTTTGGATTACGAACCCCTCGGCCCCGCGCCGGGCGCAGGCGAAAGCCGAGGTGCTTCGGAACGTGAAACTCGCGTTCGACCGCGAGGGCATCAAGATACCCTACCCGCAGCGCGAACTGCTCGCCCGCGAGGAGGCCGATGGCTTCCAGTTGCGGGAGGACCGTCGCAGTCGGCCGGTGGAGAAGTCGGTCTCGGAGGACTAG
- a CDS encoding 2'-5' RNA ligase family protein: MTEDSSSPDYDAVWSRTQTSDPTLQSGSFADQRARGLTEEYVCWVRIEDETVLDALSPVRTELGSIPGVSLDDEDTLHVTLKLVGFGPSESGNGSEKITPEELDTITRDLEAATADIDPFEVSIRRLNAFPSVVFAEPHADGQFRALHDRIRSLDGVPTFQYEGDDYVPHVSLAHFETTDGFERAYSWVRDNREIQVPDTTVSAFELASLPLTPYGAEDIDVLRRVEL, translated from the coding sequence ATGACCGAGGATTCGTCTTCTCCCGACTACGACGCGGTCTGGTCGCGGACGCAGACGAGCGACCCTACCCTCCAGAGCGGGAGCTTCGCCGACCAGCGCGCACGCGGTCTGACCGAAGAGTACGTCTGCTGGGTTCGAATCGAAGACGAGACCGTTCTCGATGCGCTCTCGCCCGTTCGCACCGAACTCGGGTCGATTCCGGGCGTCTCGCTCGACGACGAGGACACCCTCCACGTGACGCTCAAACTCGTGGGGTTCGGGCCGAGCGAGTCCGGCAACGGTTCCGAGAAAATCACTCCCGAAGAACTCGACACCATCACGAGAGACCTCGAAGCCGCGACGGCGGACATCGACCCGTTCGAGGTCTCGATTCGACGGCTCAATGCCTTCCCGTCAGTCGTCTTCGCGGAACCGCACGCCGACGGCCAGTTTCGCGCGCTTCATGACCGGATACGGTCGCTCGACGGCGTGCCGACGTTTCAGTACGAGGGCGACGACTACGTCCCGCACGTCTCGCTCGCGCACTTCGAGACCACCGACGGATTCGAGCGGGCGTATTCGTGGGTTCGGGACAACCGCGAGATACAGGTCCCAGACACGACAGTCTCGGCGTTCGAACTCGCGTCGCTTCCTCTCACACCGTACGGGGCCGAAGATATCGACGTACTTCGACGCGTCGAACTGTAG
- a CDS encoding YIP1 family protein codes for MVVRPRQFFRDGVAPGDQAPGLVFAIAVALVYQGLGFAFAPATIPAIEGGPLVSALVALLVVALFVAPALLHLTAAIQTALLIPLLSRRAGVSETVQVIAYAAAPCAFASLPIPGFRALCAVYGAVLLVVGISEVHQTTVPKAALAAAVPAGVVFGYAFGGFRALSELAAALALV; via the coding sequence GTGGTCGTTCGCCCACGCCAGTTCTTCCGCGACGGCGTCGCTCCCGGCGACCAAGCGCCCGGCCTCGTGTTCGCCATCGCGGTGGCACTCGTCTATCAGGGCCTCGGGTTCGCCTTCGCGCCGGCGACGATTCCGGCCATCGAGGGCGGCCCGCTCGTCTCGGCGCTCGTCGCCCTGCTCGTCGTCGCGCTGTTCGTCGCGCCGGCGCTCCTCCACCTGACGGCGGCCATCCAGACGGCGCTTCTCATCCCGCTTTTGTCCCGCCGCGCAGGAGTGAGCGAGACGGTGCAGGTCATCGCCTACGCCGCCGCGCCGTGCGCCTTCGCCAGCCTCCCGATTCCCGGCTTTCGCGCGCTGTGCGCCGTCTACGGCGCGGTCCTCCTCGTCGTCGGCATCAGCGAGGTCCACCAGACGACGGTTCCGAAGGCGGCGCTCGCCGCGGCCGTCCCCGCCGGCGTGGTGTTCGGCTACGCCTTCGGCGGCTTCCGCGCCCTCTCGGAACTCGCCGCGGCGCTCGCGCTCGTCTGA